A segment of the Candidatus Andeanibacterium colombiense genome:
GCGCGGTGCTGGGCACGCATGACAATTGCAACGGCGGGATCACCCCCTGGGGCACGATCCTGACTTGCGAGGAAGGCTCGGCCGATTTTTTCGCCGGCACGGTCGAGACCCATCCCGACCGCGCGCATATGGAACGCAACCATTACGAAACATCCGCCCACGGCCGCTATGGCTGGGCGCGGTTCCACGAACGCTTCGATTTCGACCGCGAGCCGAACGAGCCCAACCGCTTCGAATGGGTGGTCGAGATCGATCCCTTCGCGCCCGACGAACCGGCGGTGAAACGCACCGCGCTCGGCCGCTTCGCCCATGAGGGCGCACATTGCGCGCTGGCGGCGGACGGAAGGGTGGTGGTCTATCTCGGCGACGACTGGGAATTCGAATATTGCTACCGCTTCGTCAGCGACCGCGCGTTCGATCCGGTGGACCGCGCGGCCAACCGCGACCTGCTGGACGAGGGCGTGCTCTCCGCCGCGCTGTTCGCCGCGGACGGGACGATGCGCTGGCTGCCGCTGGTCCACGGGCAGGGCCCGCTGACGCCCGAGAACGGCTTTGCCGATCAGGGCGATGTGCTGCTCCAGACCCGCCGCGCGGCCGACCTGCTCGGCGCGACGCCGATGGATTCGCCCGAGGGCTACGAGCCGGATCCGGTGAACGGCCATGTGTTCATCGCGCTGACCGGCAATGCCGAACGCCGCACCGACCAGGTCGATCCGGCCAATCCGCGCCCGGCCAATGCCAATGGGCATATGCTGGAACTGATGCCGCCGCGGGTGGGGGACAAGCCGGATCACGGCGCGGACAGTTTCGCCTGGCGGGTGTTCCTGCTGTGCGGCGATCCGCGCGATCCGGCGCAGGGCGGGACTTTCCCGGCGGGGACCAGCTCCGAAGGCTGGTTCGTAGAGCCGGACAATATCGGCTTCGATCCGGCCGGGCGGCTGTGGCTGTGCAGCGACGGGCCGGGCATCCGCAAGCACGACGGGGTGTGGGCGATGCATGTCGCCGGGCCGCTAGCGGGCCTGCCGCGGCTGTTCTATTCGGCGCCGTCGAAATCCGAATGCTGCAGCCCGGCCTTCACGCCCGATGGCTGCACGATGTTCCTGTCGATCCAGCATCCGTCCGAAGGCGCGAGCGGGATCGACGAGGTGACCACGCGGTGGCCGGACTTCGACCCGGCAATGCCGCCGCGACCCGCGGTGATCGCGATCCGGCGCGTGGACGGGAAAATAGTCGGGGGAGGGTAAGGCCCTAGCGGCCCCGCCGCGCGAAGCGGCGCCTCATTCCGCAGCCCGGAGCACCGGGCTGCGGAACGGCTTTAATCCGGCTCAGCGGTTGGACGCGAGCTGAACCTGGGCGTTGCCGGCGGCTTTCGCCAGGCGGGCATCGATCTGGGCGCGGACGTCCGCGATCACTTCGGCCTGGCACTGACGGCTGCGCTCGCCAAGGGCGAGGTGCACGGTCGCCAGACGGTCGCCGCACACTGCGCGGGCGGCCTGGTCCAGACGGATATCGAGGCGCTGCTGCCCATCCGCGGTCGAGAGGTCGAGCCCTTCGAGGCGAAGCGTCGCCTTGTCCTGGGCAAAGGGGTTGTCGGTGGTGGCGGCAGAGGCAGAGGACGCCAGGGCGCACGCGGCCAAGACCAGAAGGCCTTTCTTCATCGTAATCTCCTGTGTGTGAACGTTGGTGCCGCTCTGCGGCGGCTACACGGCTCACATAGTGCGATGAAGTGCGGGTTGCAAGGAGTGGCTGAATTCTGCCGTTTTTTGTGCAGTGCGGCAAAGTTCCGGTCAGGGGATGCTGATCTCCAGCGCCGCCAGATCGGTCAGCGTGCCGAGCAGGCCGAGCGGAAGATCGACGCTGTCCGAAGTCTCGACCTGGGTGTTCGGATCGCGCAGCGAAACCTCGATCGTGCGCGCGTAGGGCCCGCACCACTGACGCACCGTATCGACCGGAACCCGGGCCTTCCAACCACGCTTCCCTTCGACCGCGACAGCCTGTCCCGCGATGCTCACGGCGGCGGAAGGATCGTCGCGATGTCCGCTGATCAACAGGCAGCTTTGCGATCCGCAGCGGACCACCCGCGTGCTCGCTTCGGAAGCGGCCATCGCGGAGGTGGGGACGCTCGCGGCGACCACTGCGCCGACAAGGGCGAGCGCGCATTTGCGTCCGAAAAATCGCGGAAAACGGGCACCGGAGGCCAGAATTCGATCCATGGCAGAGTCTCCTCACACCGTGCCGCCAGGCGGCACGACGTTTGCTGACACTCTCCCAAAGATCGGGTTCTATATGACCTGGAGCCGAGACTATCGTTGTTACGCAACCGGTCAAGCGTAATATTACGGTGATGAGACAGTCCGCCGGTTTCGCCCGCTCAATCCCGACG
Coding sequences within it:
- a CDS encoding PhoX family phosphatase, whose amino-acid sequence is MFSKQRAALVRGIVRNDKGGARPYRPRSDAPPVSQVIDRRAFLLGAAGAAVGTALGLGAEVKAAELGAEAGLDYAKDQAFDFAEIKLEARAYDMLPEGYKRQVVMRWGDPMFDDEPDFDFKKQSARGARRRFGYNNDYTAFMPLPHGSRSSERGLLAVNHEYPIPQLMFAGLAGNRVAEDITREQVDISIASCGHSVVEVRRTGDVWEVERGSPYNRRITADTPMRIGGPAAGHPKLRTSADPTGRAVLGTHDNCNGGITPWGTILTCEEGSADFFAGTVETHPDRAHMERNHYETSAHGRYGWARFHERFDFDREPNEPNRFEWVVEIDPFAPDEPAVKRTALGRFAHEGAHCALAADGRVVVYLGDDWEFEYCYRFVSDRAFDPVDRAANRDLLDEGVLSAALFAADGTMRWLPLVHGQGPLTPENGFADQGDVLLQTRRAADLLGATPMDSPEGYEPDPVNGHVFIALTGNAERRTDQVDPANPRPANANGHMLELMPPRVGDKPDHGADSFAWRVFLLCGDPRDPAQGGTFPAGTSSEGWFVEPDNIGFDPAGRLWLCSDGPGIRKHDGVWAMHVAGPLAGLPRLFYSAPSKSECCSPAFTPDGCTMFLSIQHPSEGASGIDEVTTRWPDFDPAMPPRPAVIAIRRVDGKIVGGG
- a CDS encoding UrcA family protein yields the protein MKKGLLVLAACALASSASAATTDNPFAQDKATLRLEGLDLSTADGQQRLDIRLDQAARAVCGDRLATVHLALGERSRQCQAEVIADVRAQIDARLAKAAGNAQVQLASNR